GAAGCCAGACGAGCCGCCGAAAGCATGCTGAATGCCCTATTGCGCTCAGCCCCCGAGCACGAAAGCTGGACGAGCTGCCGAAGGTATGCCGAGTGCCTTGTCGCGTCCAGCCCCTGAGCATAGGAGCTAGACGAGCCACCGAAGGTATACCGAGTAGCGTAGGTATCGGCCGAGTCAGAGAAGATACGCCACATGGtctggcgccggcggcgccagCCGCCGAGCCTTGGGATCGGCTGAGCCGCCACTAGCACGCCGAGTGGTATGTGTCGACGAAGTGATAGCCAAGTAACGCAGCTCTCAAAGCATACCTCACCCAGCGGCATGGTCCAGGTTTGGTCCCCTGCAAGGTGAACAAACAaatatgttgtaactgatatacatgatatcgAGTCGGGAGCGAATCCCAacattgtaaaatgcatgtaaaatttttcGCGTCTTGCTAGATCACATAATTTTCCTGGGAGGTAGCTTATCACGTTTAAGGACCTGATCCCGATAGCCGTAGCCCATAGCGCAGGGAGCATGGctgcatgcacgcgtaggaacaTAGGCCTACAGAAGAGTCGAGATCTCACGGATTAAAGCGTGTGCTACCCGGATATTTTAGTGACCGTTAAGAGAAAACTAGAGTAGTCGGTGCTGCACGAAAAAAGAGAACGCTCGTGGAGCGCATAGTATACGCATGTTAGGTGTAGGCCAGACTACAAGTCTGGAGCTGCATGAGTAGTTGGGAATAAAATTATGGTGTGGCCGTGGAGGCATATGGTTAATATCCAGAGATATATAAAGAACATTTAGAAAAATATTTAGAAAAATATCAAAGCATGACTTAGGTTGATTCGTATGTGAATGTCGATAAAGCCGTAGCGATCGTCGATGAAACCgtgatggtttgttgatgaagtctGATTAGTCGGAGTCGATTTCGACTAGTTATTAATGGTGTGTGGTCCACTCCTAACTAGTTTTagttttctagtcgagacgaatagttgaagtagtcgtcggcgagtAGATGCGGCTAGACGTTGGTGTAGTAGTGCTCGCGTATATCTTCCGTGTACTTTGAGCGAAGAATCTTTGATTCTTGATGTTTCATGAAGCCCTCGTGTGCGTGTAGCAGGATTCTTATTCAATTTGGTTGTGCACGGAGAGTAGCCGGAGCTGGTTGTTTGCCTCCATCCACGCGTATGTAACGGATCTTTTTGATCTTGGGAATTATGGCGTGGGTCCCGCGGTCCGCCTGATCCCCTATCTCAATTCGGACTTGCCTCTGCCTTAATCCACGAGCCGCATGCAGGTCGGTCTCGGACTCGTCTTGAACTCGCGCTCGAGATTACTGGTGATTGGTCCGCATGCAGCAGAAATCATGTTGATCTGCGCGCAAATTGAAATTTCTTGCTGATGCGCTGCAATTTTCCCTGACTTTGCTGATTAAATCGGAAAGTCGAATTTCGCCGAGATTATCGATGAGATTGTTGATGTCGTGGCAGGATGCTCGAGTAGATGCCTCCCGCTCCCTGGTGTCGGCGCGGTGGCCACCGAAGTCATCACGGTCATTGGCGATGCATATCCAGAAGCCCAAGGTGAACGTCAACGtcgtgccctcgtcgagcacaatGCTGGTGGAGTTGAACGATGCTATCAAGTTCATCGGGGGATTTTCGATGAGCATCCCTACCTGGCGCCCCAGCTGTCGGTATTTAACCTCCAAGCTCATCGAGAGAtatccccgaggtggtagattgtaggtggggtgtcgctaagattaggaactcgaaggtgcaaggaacacgaaactttagacaggttcaaaCTGTAGTATGCGTAATATCTTACGTTCTGTGTCGTGGTTTGTATTGACTTAGAAGATATGATGTTGTGTCTTGATTTGGAgagggtccctacccgcccttatatagtcttggtGGACAGATTTATATGGAAATTCTAGTCTAATACTAGCTTAAGAGTGCTATCCGAGTACTGCTCGGGTAaattccttctgttccgactagttctactcttgtacgagtagttacaattggtgttGGGTATGGACTATATCCcctcccttatcctagaatatgtacgccatatACGCAGTCCCGTGGCTCCGAATATGATATTATTTAGACCTTCTCCTATATTAAATTAAGTTATAGTTTTAGGACTGCGTTCCTTGCAACAAAAGAATCCGTGTCTTAGAGCATGGAGAGCATGTACTTTCATCCAAGTACACATGGAGAGCGCTGAAAGTGACACTTCTGACTTAGGTACCTGAGACATTGTGCTTATTAACTGGTTGTTAGAAGGATCTTACTAGTTGCTTGGTGCTAGTTCAACATGAAAGCGAAATGCAATTTGATGTTCTCTTGAAATGATAAACTAGGTGATAGATTGATCAAATTTTCCTTATTGGTGTCCTAAAAAATCCTAACTGGATTAGATAGAGTTCGTTATTCATCGCCAAGTAATGCCGCCTTCTTGGCACCCAAGGTATGAAATGTTttcttttttcaaatttatAAATGAAATCGGCCTGACCAGCCAGCCTATAATAAAAAAATATGCGTAATGTTAGAGGTGATGAGAAGAGGTGAGTGTGAGTGTGAGTTTTACTCCAAGATTCGTTCGCTAATCGTTTTATCATTTTTTCTATAGAAAACATTGAATTTGGATGTTTTACTAAATTCCAAGGAAACTCGGAATCTCTGTTTGCCATTTCCGTACCAAAAATTCGAACTCTCGGATTAGATGGTGCAGAGCAGCTGCTCCTGAAAACTAAACTAAACATCACCCGCGTATGCTGAGCTTGAAATTTGCAGTCGACGAGTAGGTAGCAAATTAATTGAGGAGAAGATCCTGATCGAAATGGAGTATATACGATTGAAACTTGAAAACGCAACACATTCCTGATGTATATACAAATGCATTACACAGCTGCTAGTTAACGTCCCCGTCGCAGGAGCAAACACATGACCGGCGCCGACGAACTACACCGGCGGCAGCGCCTGTGGCGGCTGCGTCGTCGTCGGCTCTGCCTGGCCGtccgccgccggctcgacgTCCGACCGGCAGATCGGGCACGTGGCGTGAGACGCCAGCCACAGGTCGATGCACTCCACGTGGTACAGGTGCTTGCACATGGGCAGCCGCCGCACCATCTCGCCGGGCTGCACCGCGCCGAGGCACACCGAGCACTGCGCCCCGTCGCCGCCGTTGCCCCTGCGCCTCGACGACTGGGTGTAGGCGTACTCCGGGAGCTTGGTGACGTCGACGCCAACATGGTGGTGGTCGCCTGCTCCTGGATTGCCTTCCACCCCGGCCCCGGCGGCGCTGACCGGCGCTCGTCGGCGGGAGTGGTTGTAGCAGTAGAAGACGAGGACGGCAACGAGCGCACTGCCCGTGAGCCCGACGCAGGTGTAGCTGAAGATTATCGTTCCTGTCGTCTGGCGTTGCTGCCTCTCCGGCATGGTTGGCGTCGGAACGAGAGATGCCATGgtggtcgccggagctcggtgGCGACGGAGATGGCACGGCTTCCTAGATCTTTGAGCCGACCTTTCGCCGGATTAAGCAAAGTACGGCCGGGAAGAGTACGGAGGGCCTTATCATGAGAACGATACGGATGGCGTTGACATGGATTGCGGTTGTTGATGGGAGAGGATTATAGCTGTGGTTCTAGTATTTTATCCTTTAATTTAGTACTGGAAGCTTCATGGCTGCGCATGGATCGAGCGTTTACCCGGAAGAAAGTGACACTTGCAATTTGATAAGCAGTTAAGCAAGACAGTGTCAACTCTTTCTTCCGTTGACCACGATGAACTGGTTCCAATAGCGAGATTAGTTGGTAGTTTAGTGCATAAGAAATCACATGATTGGATCCAACTTGAAACACCAATACCTAGAGATATCATTTTCTTGTCCTCATCCGATACCCCTCATCCCTTAGCACTCGGGCATGAATTCTGATTTGATATGTTTGGCTCAAAACTAAAATAGCCAAATTGAGAGACTATTTCTTCTATATACAAAGGAAAATGCGGATAGTTCAAGGTTGAAATGGTCCTTTGCTGGAAAACTAAAGGTCTGGAAATAACTTTCATTTTTAGTTTGTGAACTTGAATATATGTTAGAGACATGTGGCTACTACTCCGTAGCTTGGAGTAGTGCAGTGCAACCAGGCAGTGGCGGAGCTAGGATTTAAACTTAGGGTGTATGCAGTGCCACCGGCCCATTGACCGTCCTCCCAGCCTCCATGGCTTCACAGTCCGCACCATCCACAGAAGGCAAGATGAGCGCTCGCGAGTGATCTGGAGCAGCAACAGATGGGGCACAATCATCTTCCTGCAACATATGTGGAAACATGAATTTTTCTTTACTAATGTCCTGGTCCGGTTCTTGGAAAAATGTTAGACTGCTTTAAATGCACTGCTGGTGAGAAAATGTTAGATTAATTTTTGCCAGTTTTGCTGACATGGCGTGACAAATCAGCGTGCCAGCATGGATCGACGATATGAAAAGACCATGTTGCTCATGGGTCAGCTGCTTCATCCCCCCGCACAGTTCCTCCGCTCTTCATCTGCTTTCCTTTCAGTCGAGGAAAAGCAGCTGGGTGCGGAGAGGAAGAATGTGTTGAGCTGCGCGAGCCGCGCGTGCTCCTTGGAGGGCCACATCTCACCACCGGCGTGATCACCCTCGATGCTGAGTCCTCTTAATTAAGGTCCCTTGCTCCCTCCCCTGCTCGTGCTGTGGAGAAGTGAAGCAACGGTGGTGTTCACGCTGCTTTGATGGTGGAGATTTGGATTTGGAGGAGCACGTGCTGGTGCTGGTGGATTGGAGGAGGCTGGAACTGCTTATTGGTTGTCCGGATGAACCACAAGCCTATAGTTGGTTTTGGCTGCGCCCACGCGAGCCTGGCTGGGCAGAAACGCCGATTTTCCCCGTATCTCCAGAGCCAGCCTGGGGAAAGCCTTTTGCACCGTGCGAGCCTGGCTCAAAAGCTGATGAAGCTAATCAATCATGGAAAGATTGCATCCTGGGAGCCTAGCTGAGTTGAATTTAGGCAACCAATCACCACCTAGTGTCGGATCGATTTATAGATCCCGCGCGCCTCGCCGTGGCAGGCAAACAACTGATAGGTATGCCGGGCAGATATGCCAATGGAGGGCAGCGTGCGAACGGAGGTGAGTCGGAGGTGTTAACTGGAATAGGCAGCGCACCTCTCTAGGCTGCGGTACCCTTA
The genomic region above belongs to Panicum hallii strain FIL2 chromosome 4, PHallii_v3.1, whole genome shotgun sequence and contains:
- the LOC112890966 gene encoding RING-H2 finger protein ATL39-like; protein product: MASLVPTPTMPERQQRQTTGTIIFSYTCVGLTGSALVAVLVFYCYNHSRRRAPVSAAGAGVEGNPGAGDHHHVGVDVTKLPEYAYTQSSRRRGNGGDGAQCSVCLGAVQPGEMVRRLPMCKHLYHVECIDLWLASHATCPICRSDVEPAADGQAEPTTTQPPQALPPV